A genome region from Halarchaeum grantii includes the following:
- a CDS encoding group I truncated hemoglobin yields MAEDQSLYAEIGGQDAVEAVVDDFYDRVLDDPLLEPYFEDTEMQELFAHQVQFVSAVAGGPVEYDGDDMEEAHEGMGITDEAFDRVADYLAEAMRENGVPEADIEAVIDDVAALRDDVVMV; encoded by the coding sequence ATGGCTGAGGATCAGTCTCTCTACGCGGAAATCGGTGGACAGGACGCCGTCGAAGCCGTCGTCGACGACTTCTACGACCGCGTCCTCGACGACCCCCTCCTCGAACCCTACTTCGAGGACACCGAGATGCAGGAGCTCTTTGCCCACCAGGTCCAGTTCGTCAGCGCCGTCGCGGGCGGGCCCGTGGAGTACGACGGCGACGACATGGAGGAGGCCCACGAGGGCATGGGCATCACCGACGAGGCCTTCGACCGGGTCGCCGACTACCTCGCCGAGGCGATGCGCGAGAACGGCGTTCCCGAAGCGGACATCGAGGCCGTCATCGACGACGTCGCGGCGCTCCGCGACGACGTCGTGATGGTCTAA
- a CDS encoding energy-coupling factor ABC transporter ATP-binding protein, translated as MGRVIDARGLVHEYPDGTRALDDVSLAVEAGESVAVVGPNGSGKSTLQLALGGLVTPTAGRVEYFEETTDAEAVRERLGVLLQDPDDYLFNTTVREDIAYGPAQLGMAEARADERVAALADALGLTDLLDRPPFRLSGGEKQRAAVASVLAFDPDVLLLDEPLGAVDAHYRARILELLDAHDGATVVFTPTLDVVPELAERVVLVGTDGTVAADGGVREVLTDRALLDAQGLRPPTVVRLFEGVVERAEMPLTVAEGRRYLREQ; from the coding sequence ATGGGCCGCGTGATCGACGCTCGCGGCCTCGTCCACGAGTACCCGGACGGCACGCGCGCGCTCGACGACGTCTCGCTCGCCGTCGAGGCGGGCGAGTCCGTCGCCGTCGTCGGGCCGAACGGGAGCGGGAAGAGCACGCTCCAGCTCGCGCTCGGCGGCCTCGTCACACCCACCGCGGGCCGCGTCGAGTACTTCGAGGAGACGACGGACGCCGAAGCCGTCCGCGAGCGCCTCGGCGTCCTCCTGCAGGACCCGGACGACTACCTGTTCAACACGACCGTTCGGGAGGACATCGCGTACGGCCCCGCGCAACTCGGGATGGCCGAGGCGCGCGCGGACGAGCGCGTCGCGGCCCTCGCGGACGCGCTCGGCCTCACCGACCTCCTCGACCGGCCGCCCTTCCGCCTCTCAGGCGGGGAGAAACAGCGCGCGGCCGTCGCGAGCGTCCTCGCGTTCGACCCGGACGTCCTCCTGCTCGACGAACCGCTCGGCGCCGTCGACGCCCACTACCGGGCGCGCATCCTCGAGCTGCTCGACGCCCACGACGGCGCGACGGTCGTCTTCACGCCGACGCTCGACGTCGTGCCCGAACTCGCGGAGCGCGTCGTCCTCGTCGGCACCGACGGCACCGTCGCGGCGGACGGCGGCGTCCGCGAGGTGCTCACCGACCGCGCCCTGCTCGACGCGCAGGGCCTCCGGCCGCCGACGGTCGTCCGACTCTTCGAGGGAGTGGTCGAGCGAGCGGAGATGCCGCTCACCGTCGCCGAGGGCCGACGCTACCTCCGCGAGCAGTAA